AgtgttagacacaaacataaaataatattaaattcattttcattttaaaatcaattcaaaaatcaaaagtccaccaTGTGTCATTCTTCCCATGTTCTAAATGGCACTTTTCAATTGGTCcattttgatgaaaaaaaatgtcacaTCGTCAGAATTTTTCCTTTAAGCTTGTTTTACCtatatcttcttcatttgaacTCTGATTTGGGCGATGGAATCATCGTTCCAAGCTCTACGCAATAGacacttcaaaacactcaaattaCTTATAAATAAAAGCatatttgttatcatcaaaatattaattaattaattaattaaaattaattaatttgaggttaagggtcaaaaagccaacaatctcccctTTTTTATGATAACAACCAAgtcaataaaaatgaaatccaaATAGGTGTGTGATATGAAATATGTTCTTGATGCATAATTAACACATATAATTTCAGTTAACTTgaacacaaaaaatatattcaataacaatatactttcattttttttactacCTCTCCCACTTTTGGAATTAATCGAAAATGgataattgagaaaaataaacaataacatGAAAGTTCTCTGTAAAACATGAACACGTATTTTTCATTGCTTCTCCTATCTACCTACcttctaaaagaaatataataagcAACAACATTATAAATTCTAAAGACATCATAAAGAATCAACCAAGTTTAGGCTAACTCTATTTGAGActaatttcacaaatttctccCTCTTTTGAAATCCATTGAACACTCCCTCTTAATAAGGAACAAAAAGACAATAGCACATAATTCAATTTGAGggtaaaattatcaaataaattttcaaaacataattTTACTAGAAATACAATAACTTCCCCTAAAAGGATAAACAATAAGAATAGGAGAGGCACACATCAATAAactaatatgaaaattattttcattccaacatgaaattcatacATAAAATACATAACTCGTCTTAAAATCATGTAATCTCCTTCTAATGAGAAAAATCAATACCAAGGAGATAAAATCATTCAAAACCTAGGAGatatatatctgtctcttatacacatctagatgtgtataagagacagatataatatatatataaatcatcttcttttaaaacccaacaaaaagtaAAAGTTCATCATGTGTccaactagccgttagacacaaacataaaataatattaaatttattttctttttaaattcatttttattttaaaatcaatccaaaaatcaaaagcccaCCGTGTCATTCCTCCCACGCTCCAAGTGGCACCTTTCAATTGGTCCATTTTGATGGAAAAAATATGCCACGTCATCAGCTCGGGATTTTTCCGTTAAGCTTGTTTCGCCTATATCTTCTTTGTTTGAGCTCTGATTTGGGCGATTCAAATTGCATTGGAATCATTGTTCTGAGATCTACGCAATAGACTCAAAATactcaaattattaataaataaaagtaggttttttatcatcaaaatattaattaattaattaattaatttgagtttaaggGACAAAAGGCCAACATTTTCCCTTcaactcaaattaattaattaatgttttgatgataacaagctgtcttgacatccatttttctatatttcataatcataaaatgtagctatggacaaAAGTATCctattgactttatcatggcaactagaGAGGAAATTCCTTCATAGTCTActccctctctttgggtaaacccttttgccacaattcttgctttgtaggtttataccttaccagcttgatctcgttttctcttatagatccatttgcaaccaatgggttttacctcttcaggttgatctataagatcccagacaaaattgaaaatacatagattccatttcaaagtccatggctttaattcattggtctttatctacatcattcattgcttgtttgaaagacaatgaatcctctaagtcatcatctggtatgatgacttgagtttcagttaaacccatgtaccggtcaggctgttgcacaacccttccactacgaagaggcattctcaactcttgagaacgatgtgaagtaccagttttatcaacaactcttcttgatggacctactctatcaacaactcttgttgatgcatttgtcgttTTTCTGGACATTTTCTATATTACTAACTTACTGCGATGTTGATGATTCTTcatatggtcttcctctaggaagattgcatttgtcgatataaatatcttgtcttcctgaggatcgtaaaaggaaccaccttttgtttcttttggtagtctacaaataggcatacttttgaatgtcgttccaattttttaggattctgcaccaacacatgtgctgggcaaccccaaaattttgaagtgatataaattccctttacgtcctctccagagctcgtaaggcatttcagaaacacttttcgagggaactatattcaaaatatacactacaGTTTCAAGTGCATGTCCCTAGAAAAgatttggtaactgagcataactcatcatggaacgaaccatgtccaacaaagttctgtttctcctttctactacaccgttttgctgaggtgtgtcaggggctgtgagttgagactggattccatgttctatcaaatagttctagaattctaagtccatatactcaccacctcgatctgatcaaagtgttttaatctttttacctaataggttttcaacctcagctttATACTCTTTgtacttttcaaatgttttagacttttgatgcattaggtaaatatgcccatacctagaataatcatctataaacttgatgaaatattcatacccttctctagctctaacatttggaggaccacaaaggtctaagtGTATCAGTTCTAAGGGTATTTTGGCTCTAAGACATTTtctagaaaaatatctttttatcattttaccctcaaaacAGGATTCACAAGGttgtaatgaactgtcttctaacatATTTAAATGATCGTTCTTAACgagtctctcaatcctgttgagatttatgtgacccagatagacatttggagaaattttccttttcttataagtctcaacagttttaaacatttctatgttCAATACGGCTTTGACCTCAATcggttttaacatatacaagttattttctaattttccagaacaaatttgtttacttctagtattgatgaacacttcatcattttcgaaataaactttataattttgttctaacaaacaagagatagatattagattccttttcatagaaggaatgtaatacacatttttcaaataaatgtacttatctcttataaataacttcatatctcccactgctttagctgaaacaacctccccggTCCCTCCCTTAAAAATTGTTTCGCCCTCTGTCAATTGTCTCCAGGAACGTATTTTTTGTGagaaagtacaaacatgattagtggcacctaaatcaattatccaggttttatcattttccactaaacatgcttcgataacaagtaaattacatttattttgttgtttgaattttgcattctcatctatttattcaaaattttagatgaaTGGGGaaatagaggacaatcctctgttaaaactttattgaagatatcaactgctagtaatttgtttggtGATTTGATTTTACAGTTATCTAATTCGAAAGTGAGTATTCttgaagaattcgacatgctaaaaattttaaacaaattctaattagcaaatttcAACTAAACCCAtaatcaagttttagaaaaataagtaataatgtacccataatcattatttatttgcaatgatactacaacaaaacattcttgactaaatactttctccagaataactcatattccgatagttaTTTAGCTATCGCTTTTGGTCAAAAATTACTAACACTcttaataattttgtaagtgtaaccctccattttaaGACATCAGAGGTCGGTCCCAACTATGCTACCGAAAtagagagtcaaggttgggaatggacctaagaaaacctatccatttctggaatttgagttgttccgaatcctatattacaaccctccgtggggatagccGTTGTTAAACGACTACCAAGAGCCGCTTAAAGCAAACCAGcaagtgcaacataggaatctcatggtttaAACTAAAGGAAGAGACCGTAGAATGtgttgacacattttcttcatccacttactataaacaacttcccccgtttaccttgttattgactcatacaaacactttccgttTGGAGGTCACTCCTAAGGTGACACGAaacgtcatatgaatctcacagggtaaactatgtggagacgtggcagttgaaatctatatatcatatgattgatttatgtttgaacaacttccctttattcaccgaaatctagatttatgctaaaaaatacttttcgtaTGGAgatcactcccagggtgacacaaagtaccgcttaaatctcgattgtgaactcttagggacgtgagagctaaaattaacatatcgtatatgttattaatctcccactgaagtgctctaataactttatcatatataagttattaaactcccactgaagtgttctattaattgggtaaatttatacttaggtttcaTTTCAACTAAACAAACTatcctaagtctaagtggtttatccaagtataatgcttataattgaattttaacctacgatttctaggtgataaaccgttttattacctcacatcactcacgtatgcttataaaaccggttaacaatgctcaataatttggccgtaatccccaagtaggaggtgtttcgtaaaccatcgacttaagtacccacaaccttagacaggattatataccggttgagtttgtaacccgaattttacaagttttaactattaaaacgagtggtaaatctacgtgagcatgcagctgttctttgttatggattttaaacgtctaacccaattttataacagcttacaaaattttagacatgctaaacatccacaatatACATCAAAAGgcatttaaaatttaacataataattatattaaataaaagaaaccctaacatgcatactatatattataacattttataacatattttcaatgcatgtaacatgcttcctacagtgggattttaaatctacatggcatactgtatgcacatataagatttatttaattattacatacatcaaatgcataaataattaaacaaatactgatatggttttagttttggcataaacaagaaaataaaagcctaattattacaaaacagcttcaaaaccaCTTCTGAACCGCTCTAAATCGAACCCAAATAACTTGAACTGGACTGGAAAAGTCTAAATCGAACCAGCAAAGTCTAAACTGGACCATCCAAAAACCTTTTGAGACCAAACCGGTCGAACCGACTGCTTTCGGTCCATGCTCGAAATCTCGCTAAGGCTCATCGTGTAGCAGTGATGTCTATCGTTTAGCACAATCGTCTTGTGTCTAGCagagttacacgatcgtgtattcTCTTCCAATATCGTCATCATCTAGTGTCGGgcagagctacacgatcgtgtagtctatcgtatagcgcGTCTTCACATCGTTCTGGGCCCGCacaaagctacacaatcgtgtagtgctatcgcataacaCTTCAACGCATTGTTCAGTGTTGCAGctgcacaatcgtgtagtgccatcgcatagcacttcaATACATCGTTTAGCGTTGTAGCTACAtaatcgtgtagtgccatcgcatagcacttcaACACATCGTTTAGCGCGCACCGCTACACGATCTTCTAGCGCACAACACCACAACCATCAGTGCCCATAGCTACAGATCATCTAGCAtttcttcacatcgtttagCGCCTGTAGCTAGATGATCGTCTAGCATTTAAACCTCAACGACGATATTTGAGCAGAGGCTGAAAAACTAGAATCTGCAACTCGatcttcttcacttgtttctttaattacatcttaatttcaactctaatgactctaaataaattacaaactcttgagaacacatataaACTCATGAATCAAGaggcaattacaaatttaatcaagaaatcaaagagaaataaaatgccaaaactcataaacccatatcagtgcaccagtttcatatcatgaaaaacacccaccacaccaaaattaaaccgagtTAAATGCTTATATgagactctgataccaattgtaggaatgTATTAGCAACAGTGGAAGCaataaggatcaataagcactctaattcattaattttggtagtaactaaagcatgctcaagctagaacaagagggtttcaagccatacctttgtagaacttcttcaacttTTGATCCTcagctgcaaacttctccaaatcttgctgTAGAGTCACctaagatcttccccactattctcttagagatttagattgagttgtaggactcaaaataagcttgaatgaagggaatatggagaaaagctcactatCACCACCACTTGAaaaacaacttcttcaacacgATTTTTTCAACAAAACTCTATAtttgcatgcctcaattccactctaATCTTCTTAATATTTTGCAGGCAATCATGCAAggaagatggctgcatgagatgcagctcatgcttggagttattgaagctaAAGTTGGTAGGTTTTGAGTGAGCAAGTttaagatgataatggaaataaAACCAACAttccattttagtgtttttctttttcaatttttccaaaataatttcaaaaatcaatttgaattctaaaattgaaaatattattaactttcttgataaaattaataaataattatttaaacaatttaaataattctaattaatttaatatcaaatattaaattaattttacacaaatccaccttcatatatttaaatcatacttaaatatttattctcctatttcatttaattcttaaaattaaacgtgtaattatatctcatataatttctaattcctttaattctaatttgaactttttgaattaatcaacttatcacgctactctaaagctaatccatttatgagctagtaaagggacctcgcggacctacagatcatgggctccaacgatccgagattaattagctaaactcattacactgaattaacccccattcgttaactacttcgtcactccactaaagcccatagttgcactcctctcattgtagatatattatgtccacatgatttaaccataattagtaagtcgacccttcatagattattcgtaataacggctgggttaaatgtctgttttacccttgagattacgccttgttctttaagttcctattgattatctaatgaacaactagtttgtgatccagtcactaaaccaaaactctctcagccaagtgaaagggtagggccccttgttcaagacttggattcaatacttgagagaacaacttttctcctatccctaaatcgggtaggtgtgaattctgtcttgcaccctatgtccccaactatctattcggtcttacccctaaaataggaggcttattgagccggtgatGTTAATCCAACCCttacctatgtaaatctaaggataattccgaataaataggagttcatagttagctcaggattaagatcgagttacctaggttatttaagtgaaatagtcagtcttatacagtgaacaccattataaagtaagagtgatttatttcttggttcgatcttatgcaaactcattgcataggacgcccccactcctcatgttataacatgtatgaattaggatcacttcgtttgtagcactttataactttttgtaacaactacagagtaggccgcatctcatagtgttaccaaaataaggggcccaaccttattcatatatatagatcattttgactatttactcgaacctgatctacttttatgtctccacataaagttcaagtactcatgtaatagtcatgggtcttagtttattggatttagacattTACGTATACAATTtatcaaatcaataataagttttttttactaaagaaaatgtttatcattttacaaactgtgagttttataacataaaacccaacatagtTTAGGGATGTAATTGTAACAAATACCATAGTTCGGTGGTGATTtgtacaatttttctttttatttagtATGTGACTCAACctttttattaaacattttggaagtgtttggggtgcaaagtaggttattatagtttatgGGTTATAATAAACTGTGCATTATTTTAGTCTGTATTATAATAGTCTATGTTTGGAGtgcaggttattatagtctgAATTATAACAatctatgatttaaatatagGTTATTCTAGATAGTGCATAATTTTTTCTACTATTATTCTTTTATAATACAAATAATTATGTATATGAAATatcataatttgaaaatataattaaaactatatatttcaccaatttatacaaaattaattggattttaatttatgttaaaagcTAACCATTTTGTCATTTTGGGAGATACCTTTGTTAACATTGACAAAAAAAGCATATTATATTAGAATGCAATTCATGTGTTTCATATATAAAGCTCCTTTTTTGGAGGTacaaaaaaatctaaaacaaaataactaaCTCATAATTgcataattaaaatattgacCATCAAGATTACATACAAAATCTACTACAAACTTAACTACATAATTGAAACAAAgtaattattgttcattatcGAAAAGCAGTCTAAAACATGAATTGATCAAATATTCTCTTCAAGAGGAGGTTGCAATACTCCAACTTCATGGTTGTGGAAACAGGCAAGAAGCTCTCTATATCTTGCACACTGCAAAATATGATTTGCATAAACTTCACCCTCTGTCGATTCTGCAATTCAAGAATATCTTGGAGTTGGCTCATGATTTTTGCATGCAATTCGACTTTGTTGCATGCACGGTGGACAAATAGAGACCAAAATGGACAAATAATGAActaacaaaaaccaaaatttacaaaatggACAAATAATTGACAAATAGAGACCAAAATGGACAAACAATGAACATGAAATCATCCGCTAAATACCAATAATGGACAAACATAgaccaaaatttataaaatttacaataaaaaacATAGAATTAAATCAAAGCTATTGAAACTTTTGAgctaaaattggaaaaaaaaaacaaaaaaagagagagagagagagaaaaagaccTCATCATCAGctgggaaaaagaaataaaattaccTTAGACCTCCTCCCCCTACCAAGTTCCACAATGGATCCTTCAACCCCTACCACTCTCCAAACAAGAACCCCCACCCCCACCAAGCAAAATTGTCCCTCAAccaaacaaattaaacattaggATGAAACGACAGAATGAGAAAATCGAACGAAGCGACAAAGGAGATCCTTCATTTGGAGTGACAAAGGAATCCTTCATTTGGAGTGGCAAGAGGAAGAAGGAACAGATGCGTTTGGAACGGCAACGAGAAGGAGAAAGTCAGACGAAACCCCAATCAGATCTAAAGAAAAACATGCAAGAGGAGTACCACCCTAAACATAGATCTAtagatctatgaagggttagaCGAAATAAAGTTAGGGGCTTTAAGGATCCAGACCTGGTTTCGACGGAGATTAAGAGACGTGAAACCAGATCTGAGGAGTGACattgacaaagatgaaagaGACAAAAACCACATTTGAGGAGTGGAATTGACGAAGAAGATAGAGAGAAAAGTCATATATGAAGAGTGGAATCGACGAAAATGGAAGAGATGAGCTAAGATCTTAGCACTATATTCAACAGAGAAGAAAGAGAGACGGAAAAGATGGGCCAAGAGAAAAAACCGATAGGTTGTAAATAGTGAACACAATAGAAACCATGGGTTAAAGAATAGTAAATATTGTTGTTAATTTGGGATATAATAATTGGAGTCCTAATTAAAAATTGTTGGAGCTCCAAACATGCACTCTAATCTAGGCCCAAACAGCCCGTTTATAAGTTTCTCTCACTCAcctactttttttaataatattttgggTGAGAGAACCAAGCCTATGTTATATCACTTGAGTTAGATCATTTTGGCTTTCTCTTTCATCTACTAACAAGatctatataattttttattaattattttataacattaatcaatattaatacaattttggtcctcatactttgaaatttgttcaatttcaatcctcatactttcaataaatcttaaatttaacccttcaaagttaatttttactaaaattgattaaacaataataataatttggtttaaatactattttggtctctatCTTTCAGTGTTTGTTCATTTTGgccttatacttttaaaatgtccattttagtccttatactttcaattttggttcattttggtctttgtatttttaaaatattcatattggTTCTCGTACTCTCAAAAAGTGACCATTTTGATTCCTTCATTTccatttttgtttcatttttaagGGATCAAAATGGTtaaatttttaaagttcaagaactaaaatgaacaaaagttgaaaatacaaggatcaaaatgaacattttgaaagtacaaggaccaaaatgaaccaaagttaaggtataaagaccaaaatgaacattttaaaaatataaagaccaaaatgaacaaaagctAAAAGGATATGAATCgaagtagtatttaaacctaataatttttatgcaagaaaatataatatgtgaaaatatttttaaaatttaaagtaaatatgctatagataacaaaaaaaaaataagaataaacaaCAAAGTAGCATTgaggactaaatttaaaatttattaaaagtggAGAGAAAGTATATacaagattaaaattgaacaaacttcaaacAACCGTgacaaaaatgatattttaatctaaataatANATATGCGTCATTACTTTGTTGTCAAgcaaatatatacaataataCGAAAGTCAATTATGTGTCCACTATAAATATTCGCACGATTTAAAGTTTGAAAAGGGCGGCCActttccttcttccttttttctcaTGCGCATTCTggtttcaaatttcaatttcaatttatgaacACATCGTAAatccttctctttctctctgATTAACCTCTGTTTTAATCATCCATGGCAACGAATTTCTGGTCCTTAGCATGTATTCGGAGTCAGAGCAGCAGCAATCTCTCTCCGCGGCCTCATTATCCGTCTATGCCCAAATACCCAGCTGGGGTTTTGCTACCGGAGAACAGCTTGCCGGTGATCGAGTCCACGGCGTTCTTCTCCGTCACCGGAATGACCTGCTCTGCATGTGCTGGCTCTGTCGAGAAGGCGATCAAACGCCTCCCTGGGATTCGTGAAGCCGTTGTTGGTGTTTTGAATGCCAAAGCTCGAGTCCAGTTTTACCCTAGCTTCGTTAATGTATGTATCTATCtctgtttttcaaaaaaaaaaaaaaaatccgttTTCGCCTTGTATTGGAGTCGCTTTcatgtgattttaaaataaatgtttgaaattTGTGATGTTAGACGTGCAAGTTAAGTATTTGTTGGCTTACGTTGCGTGTTTTTTGAATCGATCTGATTGTGCTTAAAATTGGTGAGAGATTATATTGTTTGTTTAATGCATAAGGCTTGACTGTTCAACTCTAATGCTTGATCAATTGTAAAGGGTTAGAGGTGTTGTTTAATGTGCTATAGGATATTTTGTCCCATGATTAGGATTAAATGTTTTTCATTTCTTAGAATATAGTGGGATCTAAATAGATGGATGAAGCAAATACTTTTTAGCCTCAACTTGGTTTTATTTATATGGATTTTATGGTTGCTATTTGCCATAAGGTGGTAAAGTGAAGATCATTGACACTGACTACAAGACCTTGATCACGTTGAATTGAAGTTTTGATTTCCTCTTGACCATGAACACAGGTGGATCAAATATGTGAGGCAATTAATGATGCAGGCTTTGAAGCAAGTGTAGTTAATGATGATATGATTGAAAGATGTCGAATTCGTGTAATTGGAATGACTTGCACTTCGTGTTCCACGACTTTGGAATCTACATTACAAGCAATTAATGGAGTTCAAAATGCCCAAGTTGCATTAGCCACGGAAGAAGCTGAAGTTTGTTATAATCCAAGAATTTTGAACTGCAATCAACTTCTCCAAGCCATTGAAGATTCTGGATTTGAAGCTTTACTTATTAGCACAGAAGAAGATGTGAGCAAGATACAGCTCCATGTAGATGGAGTGAGATCTGAGAATTCAATGAGATTGATTGGGAGCTCTCTGGAAGCACTTCCCGGAGTTCTAGGTGTTGATATTGACCCTGCACTCAACAAACTTTCCTTGTCTTACAAGCCAAATGTCACGGGACCTAGGAATATAATCCAAGTGATTGAATCAACTGGATCTGGTCGATTTAAGGCGACAATATTTCCTGAAGTAGAGGGCAGAGAAGcctataaaaaagaagaaattaagCAGTACTACAGATCATTCTTATGGAGTCTGATATTTACAATTCCAGTATTTCTAAGCTCCATGGTCTTCACTTATATACCTGGTATTAAGGATGGGCTAGATACCAAAATTGTCAATATGATGACTGTTGGAGAGCTGCTGAGGTGGGTTTTATCAACTCCTGTACAGTTCATTATTGGAAGGCGATTCTATACAGGGTCTTATAAAGCATTGCGTCATGGTTCTGCAAATATGGATGTTTTGATTGCCTTGGGAACAAATGCAGCATACTTTTATTCAGTCTACATGGTCTTAAGATCTGCAACCTCTAGTGATTTTAAGGCCACAGACTTCTTTGAGACCAGTTCCATGCTTATTTCATTCATTCTCCTTGGCAAATATCTTGAGGTCTTGGCAAAGGGAAAGACATCAGAGGCTATCGCCAAGCTTATGAAGTTGGTGCCTGAAACAGCAACCTTGCTTACTTTTGATAataatggaaatatcattaggGAGGAAGAAATTGATAGTCGATTGATACAAAAGAATGATGTGATTAAAGTCATTCCAGGGGCAAAAGTTGCTTCAGATGGAATTGTTGTTTGGGGACAAAGTCATGTCAATGAAAGCATGATTACTGGGGAAGCCAAGccagtggcaaaaagaagggaTGATACGGTGATTGGAGGCACCTTGAATGAGAATGGTGTGCTACATGTGAGGGCAACACATGTTGGATCTGAAAGTGCTCTTTCACAGATTGTGCGACTTGTTGAATCAGCTCAGATGGCCAAGGCTCCAGTCCAGAAAATTGCAGATCGCATCTCTAAGGTTTTTGTGCCAATGGTCAGTAAAATATGCTCTTAACTTTTCCTTAATAATTTAATGTATCTTCATAGTTTCATTTAGGGAAAATTGCAAATCTGCTCCTAAGGTATTAGGAGAGCAATTTATTCTCAGAATCTTTTAGTTgatcaatttaatcttaagaacatttattttcttgtttCCTGTTAAAGATTTAACAAACTCATAGGAAGGACTAAGATTCAGCCCTTCATTGctctaattaaaaataaataaaacataaacttatAGGAGAGTAGGAGAGTTTCTTGTTATTGAGAGAGCCTCCcaacaagatttttttttaccttttagtTATCCTTGGTGACCTCAATAATTTTCCCATGGATTTATTTTCCCCCCCAGTACTTTTGATCAAAAAGATCAATCTG
The nucleotide sequence above comes from Benincasa hispida cultivar B227 chromosome 3, ASM972705v1, whole genome shotgun sequence. Encoded proteins:
- the LOC120073994 gene encoding probable copper-transporting ATPase HMA5, with the protein product MATNFWSLACIRSQSSSNLSPRPHYPSMPKYPAGVLLPENSLPVIESTAFFSVTGMTCSACAGSVEKAIKRLPGIREAVVGVLNAKARVQFYPSFVNVDQICEAINDAGFEASVVNDDMIERCRIRVIGMTCTSCSTTLESTLQAINGVQNAQVALATEEAEVCYNPRILNCNQLLQAIEDSGFEALLISTEEDVSKIQLHVDGVRSENSMRLIGSSLEALPGVLGVDIDPALNKLSLSYKPNVTGPRNIIQVIESTGSGRFKATIFPEVEGREAYKKEEIKQYYRSFLWSLIFTIPVFLSSMVFTYIPGIKDGLDTKIVNMMTVGELLRWVLSTPVQFIIGRRFYTGSYKALRHGSANMDVLIALGTNAAYFYSVYMVLRSATSSDFKATDFFETSSMLISFILLGKYLEVLAKGKTSEAIAKLMKLVPETATLLTFDNNGNIIREEEIDSRLIQKNDVIKVIPGAKVASDGIVVWGQSHVNESMITGEAKPVAKRRDDTVIGGTLNENGVLHVRATHVGSESALSQIVRLVESAQMAKAPVQKIADRISKVFVPMVIVLSLTTWLVWFLTGKYGGYPRTWIPSSMDSFELALQFGISVMVIACPCALGLATPTAVMVGTGVGASKGVLIKGGQALESAHKVDCIVFDKTGTLTVGKPVVVNIKLLKNMALKEFCVLVAATEVNSEHPLAKAVVEYAKKFKEDDDNQTWPEAQDFISITGHGVKAIVQNKEVLVGNKKLMLDQNIFIPVEAEEILKEIEEMAQTGILVSIDRKLTGVLAISDPLKPSARDVISILKAMKVKSIMVTGDNWGTAKSIASEVGIDDVIAEAKPDQKADEVKRLQFLGHTVAMVGDGINDSPALVAADVGMAIGAGTDIAIEAADIVLMKSNLEDVITAIDLSRKTFSRIRLNYIWALGYNLLGIPIAAGVLFPSTRFRLPPWIAGAAMAASSVSVVCSSLLLKYYKRPKKLDTLEIQGIRVE